In one window of Rhizobium sp. ACO-34A DNA:
- a CDS encoding ABC transporter permease → MSDVIRSEFGAVSGAVPLRGRAPWRDGLLAAATWGAAAAVTWFLPDVITWGATGLFALVVAIGAAIFLVLSFAVPRLGEGARTLVHYGPWFIAIGVWFTVWELLTAKLGWLPKPFFSPPQGLLHVYVTDWERLLVCVAYTARLWGLGFFSGIVVGFAAGVALGWSRRFAYWGMPILKLIGPVPASAWIPCTFFIFPSTFHASIFLVALASGIPVAILTAAGVEQVNRSYYDVARTLGASNRYLIFKVAIPASLPNVFVGLFMGLYYSFAVLVVAEMLGAKFGLGWYLQFNTAYSAYANVYAALIVMALICAGLVRLQFILRDRLLGWQKGIL, encoded by the coding sequence ATGAGCGACGTCATCCGAAGCGAATTCGGCGCGGTTTCCGGGGCGGTGCCGCTCCGGGGCCGGGCGCCCTGGCGGGACGGCCTTCTGGCCGCCGCCACCTGGGGCGCGGCAGCCGCGGTCACCTGGTTTCTCCCCGATGTGATCACCTGGGGCGCAACCGGCCTCTTCGCGCTCGTGGTGGCGATCGGCGCGGCCATCTTCCTCGTGCTTTCCTTCGCCGTGCCACGGCTCGGCGAAGGGGCAAGGACGCTCGTGCATTACGGCCCCTGGTTCATCGCCATCGGCGTCTGGTTCACGGTGTGGGAACTGCTGACCGCCAAGCTCGGCTGGCTCCCCAAGCCCTTCTTTTCGCCGCCGCAGGGCCTGCTGCATGTCTATGTCACGGATTGGGAGAGGCTTCTCGTCTGCGTCGCCTATACCGCGCGTCTCTGGGGCCTTGGCTTCTTCTCCGGCATCGTCGTCGGCTTTGCCGCCGGCGTGGCGCTGGGCTGGTCCAGGCGTTTCGCCTATTGGGGCATGCCGATCCTGAAGCTCATCGGGCCGGTTCCCGCCAGCGCCTGGATCCCCTGCACATTCTTTATTTTCCCGTCGACCTTCCACGCCTCGATCTTCCTCGTGGCGCTCGCCTCGGGCATTCCGGTCGCGATCCTGACGGCCGCCGGCGTCGAACAGGTAAACCGCTCCTATTACGACGTCGCCCGCACGCTCGGCGCCTCCAATCGCTACCTGATCTTCAAGGTCGCGATCCCCGCCTCGCTGCCCAACGTCTTCGTCGGCCTGTTCATGGGCCTCTATTACTCCTTCGCCGTGCTGGTCGTTGCCGAAATGCTCGGCGCCAAGTTCGGCCTCGGCTGGTACCTGCAGTTCAACACCGCCTATTCGGCCTACGCCAATGTCTATGCTGCCCTGATCGTCATGGCGCTGATCTGCGCAGGCCTGGTCAGGCTGCAGTTCATCCTGCGCGACAGGCTGCTCGGCTGGCAGAAGGGGATCCTCTGA
- a CDS encoding ABC transporter has protein sequence MALAFDTPATATRSLALDIDHVSHGFDLGTRQLQVLDDVSINVKPGEFVALLGPSGCGKSTLLRLAAGLEQPLQGELREDGEVIRKPNPDRILVFQEATLFPWLTVRRNIATGLDARGVLNEQEYRIDEVLKLVRLEGFGDAFPHQLSGGMAQRVAIARALVNDPKLLLLDEPFGKLDSLTRLSMQNELLQLWKDVGFTALLVTHDVEEALLLADRVIVFSNRPARIVSELVVEKAHPRRRDDADLVHLRQTLLEQLGVAHDV, from the coding sequence ATGGCGCTCGCATTCGACACTCCGGCCACCGCCACCCGCAGCCTCGCGCTCGATATCGATCATGTCTCCCATGGCTTCGATCTCGGCACGCGCCAGCTTCAGGTGCTGGACGACGTTTCGATCAACGTGAAGCCCGGCGAGTTCGTTGCTTTGCTCGGTCCCTCGGGTTGCGGCAAGTCGACCCTGCTCAGGCTCGCCGCCGGGCTGGAACAGCCGCTGCAGGGCGAGCTTCGCGAGGACGGCGAGGTGATCCGCAAGCCGAACCCGGATCGCATCCTTGTCTTTCAGGAAGCAACGCTCTTCCCATGGCTGACCGTTCGGCGGAACATCGCCACGGGCCTCGATGCCCGCGGTGTCCTGAACGAACAGGAATACCGCATCGACGAAGTTCTGAAACTCGTCCGCCTCGAAGGCTTCGGCGATGCATTCCCGCACCAGCTTTCCGGCGGCATGGCCCAGCGTGTGGCGATTGCCCGCGCCCTGGTCAACGATCCGAAGCTGCTCCTGCTCGATGAGCCCTTCGGCAAGCTCGACTCCCTGACACGGCTTTCGATGCAGAACGAGCTCTTGCAATTGTGGAAGGACGTGGGCTTCACCGCGCTCCTGGTGACCCATGACGTGGAGGAAGCCCTGCTGCTGGCCGACCGCGTCATCGTCTTTTCCAACCGTCCGGCGCGGATCGTCTCGGAACTCGTCGTCGAAAAGGCTCATCCGCGCCGCCGCGACGATGCCGATCTCGTGCATCTGCGCCAGACGCTGCTCGAACAGCTGGGAGTGGCCCATGACGTCTGA
- a CDS encoding O-acetylhomoserine aminocarboxypropyltransferase (catalyzes the formation of L-methionine and acetate from O-acetyl-L-homoserine and methanethiol) codes for MTIQQSSETIVQSATPQAPAGTATFKSRHPETQALHGGSFRFDPTTGAVAVPIYQTTSYQLPGTEGADKLFALEAPGHLYSRVSNPTQDALEQRLAELEGGAAALAVSSGQAASAFALLNLARAGDNIVSAAGLYGGTWALFAATLKSFGIETRFVDAADPEAFARATDERTRAYYAESLPNPKLEVFPIAEVSEIGRRFGIPLIVDNTAAPLTIRPLEHGAAVVVYSATKYIGGHGTSIGGAIVDGGNFPWAELKDRQPNLNEPDSSYQGKTWIEKADAIGFHPYILRARAVLLRDIGAAISPQNAFQLIQGVETLPLRLRQHNDNAVKVAEFLKNHPKVANVIFPKFQTGVAAERAAKYLKPGAFGALVGFELKGGREAGRRFIDALQLFYHLANIGDARSLAIHPSTTTHSQLSADDQLATGVTPGYVRLSIGIEHPDDIIADLAQAIDAA; via the coding sequence ATGACCATTCAGCAGTCGAGTGAGACCATCGTGCAATCGGCAACGCCACAGGCGCCCGCGGGCACCGCGACCTTCAAGAGCCGCCACCCCGAGACGCAGGCGCTGCATGGCGGCAGCTTCCGCTTCGATCCCACCACCGGCGCGGTCGCCGTGCCGATCTACCAGACAACCTCCTACCAGCTTCCCGGCACGGAAGGCGCGGACAAGCTCTTCGCGCTGGAAGCCCCCGGCCATCTCTATAGCCGCGTCTCCAACCCGACGCAGGATGCGCTCGAACAGCGTCTCGCCGAGCTTGAGGGCGGGGCGGCCGCACTTGCGGTTTCCTCCGGTCAGGCGGCCTCGGCCTTCGCGCTCCTGAACCTTGCCCGCGCCGGCGACAACATCGTCAGCGCCGCTGGCCTCTATGGCGGCACCTGGGCGCTGTTTGCCGCAACGCTGAAGAGCTTCGGCATCGAAACCCGTTTCGTCGATGCGGCCGATCCGGAAGCCTTCGCCCGTGCCACCGACGAGCGCACCCGGGCCTATTATGCCGAATCCCTGCCCAATCCGAAGCTCGAGGTTTTCCCGATTGCCGAGGTCTCGGAAATCGGCCGCCGCTTCGGCATTCCGCTGATCGTCGATAACACCGCCGCTCCGCTGACCATCCGTCCGCTGGAACATGGTGCGGCCGTCGTGGTCTATTCCGCGACGAAGTATATTGGCGGCCACGGTACCTCCATCGGCGGCGCCATCGTCGACGGCGGCAATTTCCCCTGGGCCGAGCTCAAGGATCGCCAGCCCAATCTCAACGAGCCGGATTCGAGCTATCAGGGCAAGACCTGGATCGAGAAAGCCGATGCCATCGGCTTCCATCCCTATATCCTGCGCGCCCGCGCCGTCCTGCTGCGCGATATCGGCGCCGCCATAAGCCCGCAGAATGCCTTCCAGCTCATTCAGGGCGTCGAGACGCTGCCGCTTCGCCTGCGCCAGCACAATGACAACGCCGTCAAGGTGGCGGAATTCCTGAAAAACCATCCGAAGGTCGCCAACGTCATCTTCCCGAAGTTCCAGACGGGCGTTGCCGCGGAGCGGGCGGCGAAATACCTGAAGCCCGGTGCTTTCGGCGCCCTCGTCGGCTTCGAACTCAAGGGTGGTCGCGAGGCCGGCCGGCGCTTCATCGATGCGCTCCAGCTCTTCTATCATCTGGCCAATATCGGCGATGCCCGCTCGCTCGCCATACACCCGTCGACCACGACCCACTCGCAGCTCTCGGCCGATGACCAGCTCGCGACCGGCGTGACCCCCGGCTACGTCCGCCTGTCGATCGGCATCGAGCACCCGGACGACATCATCGCCGATCTCGCTCAGGCCATCGACGCGGCCTGA
- a CDS encoding hydroxyacylglutathione hydrolase — protein sequence MSSYAPLPVVAIIGGGFTGAAVAVHLAERGQAGVAARIVVFEPREKLGAGLAYDTNEAANRINVPAERMSLYPDDPESFIRWVEENDALKDDPDAFAADGLPFPRRHVFGDYAYAQVAPHLSTGRIEHRRTEVTGLRRSNGRWRVSGADGADLEADHVVLAVSHPAPAAPRVLATLASHPRFIPDATVAGAVDGIRPDDRVLIVGNGLTSADVVAALANRGHKGRIVSISRRGLRSRGHPAVAQEAFGDFISEPSRTASHLLARIRRTLREAAALGLTWHPVLDAVRGQGQEIWKALPISERRRLARHARAYWDVHRFRIAPQVERVLDDAIAAGRLEILAASLAYATRSGDDIHVGIKLRDGGIDREIEADAVVVTTGPAHGGILHSQPFLSQLEEQGYLSLCTTGLGLSCDRQSRALGASGEVAPDLLIAGPLARGTFGELMGLPQVAEHAEAVAGELAEALGRQAADGQAKRGVAG from the coding sequence ATGTCATCCTATGCTCCCCTGCCCGTCGTCGCGATCATCGGCGGGGGCTTTACCGGCGCGGCGGTCGCCGTGCATCTGGCCGAACGCGGGCAAGCCGGCGTTGCGGCGCGCATCGTGGTGTTCGAACCACGCGAAAAACTGGGTGCCGGACTTGCCTATGACACCAACGAGGCGGCGAACCGCATCAACGTGCCCGCCGAACGCATGAGCCTCTATCCCGACGATCCGGAAAGCTTCATCCGCTGGGTCGAGGAAAACGACGCGCTCAAAGACGATCCGGACGCGTTTGCCGCCGACGGGTTGCCCTTTCCGCGCCGGCACGTCTTCGGCGACTACGCTTACGCGCAGGTAGCACCGCATCTTTCCACCGGCCGGATAGAACATCGCCGGACCGAAGTCACCGGGCTTCGCCGGTCTAACGGCAGATGGCGGGTGAGCGGTGCAGACGGCGCCGATCTGGAGGCCGATCACGTGGTGCTCGCCGTCAGCCACCCGGCACCCGCGGCACCTCGCGTTCTCGCTACGCTTGCCAGTCATCCGCGCTTCATTCCCGACGCGACCGTGGCGGGCGCCGTCGATGGCATCCGGCCAGATGACCGGGTGCTGATCGTCGGCAACGGGCTGACCTCGGCCGACGTGGTGGCAGCATTGGCCAACCGGGGACATAAAGGCCGGATCGTCTCGATATCGCGCCGCGGCCTGCGCTCGCGCGGTCATCCGGCAGTCGCCCAGGAAGCCTTCGGGGATTTCATCTCCGAACCGTCCCGCACGGCGTCGCATCTTCTGGCGCGCATCCGCCGGACGCTGCGTGAGGCCGCAGCACTCGGCCTCACCTGGCATCCCGTGCTGGATGCGGTGCGCGGTCAGGGACAGGAGATCTGGAAGGCCTTGCCCATCAGTGAACGCCGCAGGCTTGCCCGTCACGCCCGCGCCTATTGGGACGTCCATCGCTTCCGCATCGCGCCACAGGTGGAAAGGGTGCTGGACGACGCCATCGCCGCCGGACGGCTCGAAATCCTGGCAGCGTCGCTCGCTTATGCGACACGCTCCGGTGACGATATTCATGTCGGTATCAAACTGCGAGATGGTGGCATCGACCGAGAGATCGAGGCCGATGCCGTGGTGGTAACCACCGGGCCGGCCCATGGCGGCATTCTCCATTCACAGCCGTTCCTGTCGCAGCTTGAGGAACAGGGCTACCTGTCGCTCTGCACGACGGGCCTCGGGCTTTCCTGCGACCGCCAGTCCCGGGCACTTGGCGCGAGTGGCGAGGTTGCGCCCGACCTCCTCATCGCCGGCCCCCTGGCACGCGGCACCTTCGGCGAGCTGATGGGGTTGCCGCAGGTGGCGGAACATGCCGAAGCCGTTGCAGGCGAACTTGCCGAAGCGCTTGGAAGGCAGGCGGCCGACGGGCAGGCAAAACGCGGCGTCGCGGGCTGA
- a CDS encoding taurine ABC transporter substrate-binding protein: MTFKRRELAGLVAAATLFATLGANAAAAADVTVNIGYQPIVEPSRVPQADGTYEKATGAKINWQKFDGGADVIAAIASGSLDIGYVGSSPLAAAASRQLPIETIALVGLISEAEALAVRNISKPEELAGKKIATPFVSTAHYSLLTALKHWNIDPKSVEILNLRPPEIAAAWARGDIDGAYVWDPVLAEIKKSGTVLATSADVADWGGPTFDAWIVSKKFADANPDIVATFVRVTGDATAAYRANPDAWSATSPEAEKIARLTGARQEEVPALLKGYIFPTLEEQAKSDLLGGGTVKAVAATSAFLKEQGKIPTTLDDYSAYVSPRWVIEASKLSF; this comes from the coding sequence ATGACCTTCAAACGCAGAGAACTGGCGGGCCTCGTGGCAGCCGCCACCCTGTTCGCCACCCTCGGTGCCAATGCTGCTGCTGCGGCTGACGTGACCGTCAACATCGGTTACCAGCCCATCGTCGAGCCGTCCCGCGTACCGCAGGCCGATGGCACTTACGAAAAGGCAACCGGCGCCAAGATCAACTGGCAGAAGTTTGATGGCGGCGCCGACGTGATCGCGGCCATCGCATCGGGCTCGCTCGACATCGGCTATGTCGGCTCCTCGCCGCTGGCCGCCGCCGCAAGCCGCCAACTGCCGATCGAGACGATCGCGCTTGTCGGCCTGATCAGCGAAGCCGAGGCGCTCGCCGTTCGTAACATTTCCAAGCCAGAAGAGCTCGCCGGCAAGAAGATCGCCACTCCTTTCGTCTCGACCGCGCATTACAGCCTGCTCACGGCGCTGAAGCACTGGAACATCGATCCGAAGTCGGTCGAGATCCTCAACCTGCGTCCGCCGGAAATCGCCGCCGCCTGGGCCCGTGGCGATATCGACGGCGCCTATGTCTGGGATCCGGTCCTCGCCGAGATCAAGAAGTCCGGCACCGTGCTCGCCACTTCCGCCGACGTCGCCGATTGGGGCGGCCCGACCTTCGACGCATGGATCGTCAGCAAGAAGTTCGCCGATGCCAATCCGGATATCGTCGCGACCTTCGTCCGCGTGACGGGCGATGCGACCGCCGCCTATCGCGCCAATCCGGATGCGTGGAGCGCGACCTCGCCCGAGGCCGAAAAGATTGCCCGCCTGACGGGCGCCAGGCAGGAAGAGGTTCCGGCCCTTCTCAAGGGCTACATCTTCCCGACGCTCGAAGAGCAGGCCAAGTCCGATCTCCTCGGTGGTGGCACGGTCAAGGCGGTCGCCGCGACCTCTGCCTTCCTCAAGGAGCAGGGCAAGATCCCCACGACGCTTGATGACTACTCCGCCTACGTCTCGCCGCGCTGGGTGATTGAAGCCTCGAAACTCTCCTTCTGA
- the tauB gene encoding taurine transporter ATP-binding subunit (Part of the ABC transporter complex tauABC involved in taurine import) — MSTLSFRDVSLRYPPRNGDTGRTIPVLERINLTLKAGEFIVVIGRSGSGKTSLLNLAAGFLTPSEGSIEVDGKPITGPGADRAVVFQDDALYPWLDARDNVAFPLRLRGIDQKQRRARADELLDLVGLAGAGNRRIRELSGGMRQRVGIARALASDPRFLLLDEPLGALDALTRSKMQGFLLDVWAKSRSGALLITHSIEEALLLATRVVVLSPNPGRLAADIETGFATDLLAGASIGQIKASPLYKRMHDGLTGLIHSTADENEEAA, encoded by the coding sequence ATGAGCACCCTGTCCTTTCGCGACGTTTCGTTGCGCTATCCGCCGAGGAACGGCGATACGGGGCGTACGATTCCCGTGCTTGAGCGTATCAACCTGACGCTGAAGGCCGGCGAGTTCATTGTCGTGATCGGCCGCTCGGGGTCCGGCAAGACCAGCCTGCTCAACCTTGCCGCCGGTTTCTTGACGCCGTCCGAAGGCAGTATCGAGGTGGACGGCAAGCCGATTACCGGACCGGGTGCGGATCGTGCCGTGGTCTTCCAGGACGATGCGCTCTATCCGTGGCTTGATGCCCGCGACAACGTGGCGTTTCCGTTGAGGCTGCGTGGCATCGACCAGAAGCAGCGTCGCGCCCGCGCAGATGAACTGCTGGATCTGGTCGGCCTTGCCGGTGCCGGAAACCGCCGCATCAGGGAGCTTTCGGGCGGCATGCGCCAGCGGGTTGGCATTGCCCGGGCGCTCGCCTCCGATCCCCGCTTCCTGCTGCTCGACGAACCGCTCGGCGCGCTCGATGCGCTGACCCGCAGCAAGATGCAGGGCTTCCTGCTGGATGTCTGGGCAAAGAGCCGGTCCGGCGCGCTGCTGATTACCCATTCTATCGAGGAAGCGCTCCTGCTCGCCACCCGCGTCGTGGTGCTGTCGCCCAATCCCGGCAGGCTCGCCGCCGATATCGAGACAGGCTTTGCCACCGATCTCCTTGCCGGAGCCTCGATTGGCCAGATCAAGGCCTCGCCGCTCTACAAGCGCATGCATGACGGGCTGACCGGACTGATCCATTCCACCGCGGACGAAAACGAGGAGGCCGCATGA
- a CDS encoding taurine ABC transporter permease, whose product MTILSEIRAEYAEVETPARPPRRKLVVPLYVYSGLTVLAIIAIWWVAAALELVSPVFLPSPAVVAVSAWNLVTVGFVDSTLLEHVTASLGRILGALLASILIGVPAGIAIGTSRIGRGILDPIVEFLRPLPPLAYLPLIIIWVGIGEASKITVIALSMLPAIILSTAAGVKSASSDHVNAARSFGATRSQLLRHVILPSALPSILTGIRIALGTGWSTLVAAELVAATRGLGFMIQSAAQFLVTDVVIAGIGVIALIAILLELVARALERWLVPWAGEK is encoded by the coding sequence ATGACGATCCTGAGCGAAATCCGGGCGGAATACGCGGAGGTAGAGACCCCCGCCCGCCCGCCGAGGCGAAAGCTGGTCGTGCCGCTCTATGTCTATTCCGGCCTGACGGTGCTCGCCATCATCGCCATCTGGTGGGTGGCGGCCGCACTGGAACTCGTCTCGCCGGTCTTCCTGCCGTCGCCTGCGGTCGTCGCCGTCTCGGCCTGGAACCTCGTGACCGTCGGCTTCGTCGACAGCACCCTGCTGGAACACGTGACCGCGAGCCTTGGCCGCATTCTGGGGGCTCTTCTGGCCTCGATCCTGATCGGCGTCCCGGCCGGCATCGCCATCGGCACCAGCCGTATCGGGCGGGGCATTCTCGATCCGATCGTGGAATTCCTGCGGCCGCTGCCGCCGCTCGCCTACCTGCCGCTGATCATCATCTGGGTCGGCATCGGCGAGGCATCCAAGATCACGGTCATCGCGCTTTCCATGCTGCCGGCGATTATCCTGTCCACCGCGGCAGGGGTGAAGTCGGCCTCGTCGGATCATGTGAATGCCGCCCGCTCCTTCGGCGCGACCCGCAGCCAGCTTCTCCGCCATGTCATCCTGCCCTCGGCACTGCCGTCGATCCTCACCGGCATCCGCATCGCGCTCGGCACCGGCTGGTCGACGCTGGTCGCCGCCGAACTCGTGGCCGCCACCCGCGGCCTCGGCTTCATGATCCAGTCGGCGGCACAGTTTCTGGTCACCGACGTGGTGATCGCCGGCATCGGCGTCATCGCCCTGATCGCGATCCTGCTGGAGCTCGTCGCCCGCGCGCTGGAGCGCTGGCTCGTTCCCTGGGCAGGAGAGAAATAA